Below is a window of Halarcobacter anaerophilus DNA.
ATTCATTTAACATCCTTTATGTTTATAAGTGAAAATAATAAACTAAATACACTTAAATATTCCTTACAATACTTTAGGTAAGTAATGATAATTTAAGTATTTTTAGTTACAATTATGATTATAAAGGATTTTAATGTATTATTTAAATGGTAAAAAATATAAATGTTCAGTTTCAATAACTATGGATATATTTAATGACAGATGGAAATTAGCTGTTATTTGGTATCTATTAGAAAAAGATAAAAGATTTAAAGAGTTAAGTGAAGATATAAATGAGATAAGTCAAAAGACACTCACCTTAAAATTAAAAGAATTAGAAGAAAAAAACATTATAAAAAGAGAAGTGTTTGCAGAAGTACCGCCAAAAGTTGTTTATTCTTTAACCCCCATTGGATTAAAATTGAAATTTGTTCTTAAAGAAATGTTTAATTGGGGAATTGAATATGCAAAAGAAAATGGCAAAATTTTTTAAGGATTATATTTTTAAATCAACCGTAGATAAATTAAAAACATGGAACAGCATTGATGATAAAAAGAATATTCCAGATTTTAATTACTTCGAAAGAACTCTAAAGGATTAAAATGAACAATACTAGACGAAGTCAAAAAATTACTATATTTGCAACATTTTTAGCTTTTATGGGTATGGGAGTAGTTGATCCTATTTTACCTGATATTGCTAAAAATTTAGGTGCTAACAATTGGGAAGTTGAACTATTATTTTCTACCTATATTTTTATGATGGCACTTATAATGATACCAGCTGGCATATTAGCAACAAGAATAGGAGATAAAAATGTAATGACTATTGGACTTCTTATAGTTTCTTTTTTTGCAATAGCTTGTTCTTTTTCTGAAAATATTACAATTTTGGCCTTTTTTAGAGCAGGATGGGGATTTGGAAATGCATATTTTTTTGCAACTGCTTTAATTTTGTTAATTCTACTTTCAAAAAATCATTATAAAGCAATTAGTCTTTTTGAAGGTGCGATAGGTTTTGGGATGGCATCTGGCCCTCTTCTTGGCGGTTTTATTGGGCAATATTCTTGGAGATATCCATTTCTTGTTACTGGTATTTTAACGGGTATTGCTTTTATATTAGTAGTAGCATTTGTAAAAATACCTCCTGAAAAAAATAAAAAAAAATCAGGTGGATTTAAAGAACTAAAAGATTTATTTAAAAATAAAAAATTTTTAAAAATTTCATTTGCAGCAATGTTTTACTACTATGGTTTTTTTGTAATTTTAGCTTATTCTCCTCTTATTCTACATTTTACACCCATTCAAATTGGTTTAGTTTTTTTTGCTTGGGGTCTTGCATTAGCTATTGGTTCTATAATTATTTCTACATATTTAGAAGTGCATTTTTCTATAAAAAAGGTCATCCCCATTACCCTTATATTTTTCATTATATTACTGTTATTCTTTTATGAAATAACTTCTCAATTTTTACTTTCAATTTTAATAATTTGTTCTGGCTTTCTTTCGGGAATAAATAATTCATTATTTACAAGTTATGTTATGGATATAAAGTTTGAACGAAATATTATCTCAGGAGGTTATAACCTTTTAAGATGGAGTGGTGCTGCAATAGCACCAATAACTTCTGGTTTTATAAGTGAATATTTTACATTAAAAACACCATTTGTTATAGCTGTGATACTCTCTTTATTATCCCTAACAATT
It encodes the following:
- a CDS encoding winged helix-turn-helix transcriptional regulator, with product MYYLNGKKYKCSVSITMDIFNDRWKLAVIWYLLEKDKRFKELSEDINEISQKTLTLKLKELEEKNIIKREVFAEVPPKVVYSLTPIGLKLKFVLKEMFNWGIEYAKENGKIF
- a CDS encoding MFS transporter produces the protein MNNTRRSQKITIFATFLAFMGMGVVDPILPDIAKNLGANNWEVELLFSTYIFMMALIMIPAGILATRIGDKNVMTIGLLIVSFFAIACSFSENITILAFFRAGWGFGNAYFFATALILLILLSKNHYKAISLFEGAIGFGMASGPLLGGFIGQYSWRYPFLVTGILTGIAFILVVAFVKIPPEKNKKKSGGFKELKDLFKNKKFLKISFAAMFYYYGFFVILAYSPLILHFTPIQIGLVFFAWGLALAIGSIIISTYLEVHFSIKKVIPITLIFFIILLLFFYEITSQFLLSILIICSGFLSGINNSLFTSYVMDIKFERNIISGGYNLLRWSGAAIAPITSGFISEYFTLKTPFVIAVILSLLSLTIILLLSKKTIYTHN